One window from the genome of Sardina pilchardus chromosome 12, fSarPil1.1, whole genome shotgun sequence encodes:
- the LOC134097457 gene encoding Fc receptor-like protein 5: MEPFQSGFKARHSTETALLKVSNDLLLTLDTDKPISNTPKWTFHFYRAIDDKDELQKLPLNGSRGAGGSYTLGPVALQHTGLYVCRAEGGDPASLTDFSNVEPLWVRGFSHTASLAIRPNRTQHFKNDPLSLNCEVLDNSTKWRWQTTAYFESEQRVNTTYDEYPMQYDSGLYWCETESGGYSRGVNITVTDGNVILESPAHTVTEGDPLTLRCLSRNSTSTFSAGFYKDGSLLQSQTTGEMTIPAVSKAHEGLYKCRHPELGESPESWITVINNIGCFPRLIIHGRISPHSWRGLALC; the protein is encoded by the exons ATGGAGCCATTTCAGTCTGGCTTTAAAGCACgccacagcactgaaacagctttGCTGAAAGTTTCAAATGACTTGCTCCTCACACTTGACACAG ACAAACCTATCTCCAACACCCCCAAGTGGACATTCCACTTCTACAGAGCCATAGACGATAAGGATGAATTGCAGAAGCTTCCCTTAAACGGcagcagaggagctggaggctcCTACACTCTCGGCCCTGTTGCTCTTCAACACACTGGGCTTTACGtgtgcagagcagagggaggagatCCAGCCTCTCTGACGGACTTCAGCAATGTAGAGCCACTCTGGGTTAGAG GTTTCTCTCATACAGCATCTCTGGCAATTAGACCCAACCGAACCCAACATTTCAAaaatgaccctctctctctgaactgTGAGGTGCTGGACAACTCTACCAAGTGGAGATGGCAGAC cacagcttACTTTGAGTCTGAACAGAGAGTAAATACCACTTATGATGAATACCCAATGCAATATGACAGTGGCCTGTACTGGTGTGAGACTGAATCAGGAGGATACAGCAGAGGTGTCAACATCACAGTGACAG ATGGCAATGTAATTCTGGAGAGCCCTGCCCACACTGTGACTGAAGGAGATCCTTTGACTCTGCGCTGTTTATCCCGGAACAGTACCTCAACCTTCAGTGCTGGTTTCTATAAAGACGGATCACTCCTTCAGAGCCAGACTACAGGAGAGATGACCATCCCTGCAGTCTCAAAGGCACATGAGGGCCTCTACAAGTGCAGACACCCAGAGCTGGGAGAGTCACCAGAGAGCTGGATCACAGTCATCA acaataTTGGCTGCTTTCCAAGGCTGATCATCCATGGCAGGATTTCTCCACACAGCTGG AGAGGACTTGCCTTATGTTAA